A region from the Lysobacter antibioticus genome encodes:
- a CDS encoding sensor histidine kinase, with translation MRRLPLSLVFGAIALAYLAAGAALTLWLSDYIANRWIALAIVVAALAPLLIYHVQRAFAPMNSLFRALAGSVASYRDGDYSISFNWTGKGDLGELVASHNRLGDALREQRLSLVQRELLLDTMIQNTPVAMMLVDPTRRIVHGNLAARKMLGEGRRLEGQSFADLLSRAPTPMQEAFERGGDGMFSVGDIENEEIYHLSRRIFRLNGRAHELVLLRQLTAELRRQEVQTWKKVIRVISHELNNSLAPIASLAHSGAELLRRGQYERLPTALTTIEERARHLEGFIRDYARFAKLPSPRLQPIEWSRFVEQLRSQVDFAYDGVQGEAIARVDAAQLEQSLINLLKNAHESGSKPEEVRLQLRRVQDAWRIDVLDRGSGMNDAVLSNALLPFYSTKRNGTGLGLALAREIAEAHGGRIALLNREGGGLCVSMVLPDS, from the coding sequence ATGCGCCGCCTTCCCCTGAGTCTGGTCTTCGGCGCCATCGCGCTGGCCTATCTCGCAGCCGGCGCCGCGCTGACTCTATGGCTGTCGGATTACATCGCCAATCGCTGGATCGCGCTGGCGATCGTGGTGGCCGCGCTCGCGCCGTTGCTGATCTACCACGTGCAGCGCGCGTTCGCGCCGATGAACTCGTTGTTCCGCGCCCTCGCCGGCTCGGTCGCCAGCTATCGCGACGGCGACTATTCGATCAGCTTCAACTGGACCGGCAAGGGCGATCTCGGCGAGCTGGTGGCCAGCCACAACCGCCTCGGCGACGCCTTGCGCGAACAACGCCTGAGCCTGGTGCAACGCGAGTTGCTGCTCGACACCATGATCCAGAACACCCCGGTGGCGATGATGCTGGTCGACCCGACCCGGCGCATCGTTCACGGCAATCTCGCCGCGCGCAAGATGCTCGGCGAAGGCCGGCGCCTGGAGGGCCAGAGTTTCGCCGACCTGCTGTCGCGCGCGCCTACGCCGATGCAGGAAGCCTTCGAGCGCGGCGGCGACGGCATGTTCTCGGTCGGCGACATCGAGAACGAAGAGATCTATCACCTCTCGCGGCGCATCTTCCGCCTCAACGGCCGCGCCCACGAGCTGGTGCTGCTGCGCCAGCTCACCGCCGAGCTGCGGCGCCAGGAGGTGCAGACCTGGAAAAAAGTGATCCGGGTGATCAGCCACGAGCTCAACAACTCGCTGGCGCCGATCGCCTCGCTCGCCCACTCCGGCGCCGAGCTGCTGCGCCGCGGCCAGTACGAGCGCCTGCCGACCGCGCTGACCACGATCGAAGAACGCGCACGCCACCTCGAAGGCTTCATCCGCGACTATGCGCGCTTCGCCAAGCTGCCCTCGCCGCGCCTGCAGCCGATCGAATGGTCGCGCTTCGTCGAACAACTGCGCAGCCAGGTCGATTTCGCCTACGACGGCGTGCAGGGCGAAGCGATCGCGCGGGTCGACGCCGCGCAGCTCGAACAGAGCCTGATCAATCTGCTCAAGAACGCCCACGAGTCCGGCTCCAAGCCCGAGGAAGTACGCCTGCAACTGCGCCGTGTGCAGGACGCCTGGCGCATCGACGTGCTCGACCGCGGCAGCGGCATGAACGACGCCGTACTGTCCAATGCCCTGCTGCCGTTCTATTCGACCAAGCGCAACGGCACCGGCCTGGGCCTGGCGCTCGCGCGCGAGATCGCCGAGGCCCACGGCGGCCGCATCGCCCTGCTCAATCGCGAAGGCGGCGGCCTGTGCGTGTCGATGGTGCTGCCCGATTCGTAA
- a CDS encoding sigma-54-dependent transcriptional regulator: MRTVLVIDDNPAVGTALDLLFGLREIRVVTAQSPDEGLELLTRENIGLVLQDMNFTADTTSGEEGVALFRAIRARHPDLPIILLTAWTHLDIAVDLAKAGAADYLAKPWDDQKLLASVENLLELGASTREVSRLHEQRRKLQRDLEARYDLRGLVFGSEQLARVIELAGQVARADVPVLITGPNGAGKEKIAEIIQANSSVKAGPFVTLNCGALPTELIEAELFGADAGAYTGANKMREGKFEAADGGTLFLDEIGNLPPAGQMKLLRVLETGRFERLGSNRERQVKVRVISATNADLPTMIRDGRFREDLYYRLNTIQIDIPPLAERRDDVLPLARHFLRDNALAQGKRLSEEAESALYAHAWPGNVRELRNTLQRAALLARSDSIGAADLGLPVAPPSSAGNGGEEPDRIAIEAALERAGGVLAQAASELGLSRQALYRRLERLGIKRD, encoded by the coding sequence ATGCGCACGGTCCTGGTCATCGACGACAACCCGGCGGTCGGCACCGCGCTCGACCTGCTGTTCGGCCTGCGCGAGATCCGCGTGGTCACCGCACAGTCGCCGGACGAGGGCCTGGAACTGCTGACCCGCGAGAACATCGGCCTGGTCCTGCAGGACATGAACTTCACTGCCGACACCACCTCGGGCGAGGAAGGCGTCGCGCTGTTCCGCGCGATCCGCGCGCGCCATCCGGATCTGCCGATCATCCTGCTGACCGCGTGGACGCACCTGGACATCGCCGTCGACCTGGCCAAGGCCGGCGCCGCCGATTACCTGGCCAAGCCCTGGGACGACCAGAAACTGCTCGCCAGCGTCGAGAACCTGCTCGAACTCGGCGCCAGCACCCGCGAGGTGTCGCGCCTGCACGAACAGCGACGCAAGCTGCAGCGCGATCTCGAAGCGCGCTACGACCTGCGCGGCCTGGTGTTCGGTTCCGAACAACTGGCGCGGGTGATCGAGCTCGCCGGCCAGGTCGCGCGCGCCGACGTGCCCGTGCTGATCACCGGCCCCAACGGCGCCGGCAAGGAAAAGATCGCCGAGATCATCCAGGCCAATTCCTCGGTCAAGGCCGGCCCCTTCGTGACCTTGAACTGCGGCGCGCTGCCGACCGAACTGATCGAAGCCGAACTGTTCGGCGCCGACGCCGGCGCCTACACCGGCGCCAACAAGATGCGCGAAGGCAAGTTCGAGGCCGCCGACGGCGGCACCTTGTTCCTCGACGAAATCGGCAACCTGCCGCCGGCGGGTCAGATGAAGTTGTTGCGCGTGCTCGAGACCGGGCGCTTCGAACGGCTCGGCTCGAACCGCGAGCGCCAGGTCAAGGTGCGGGTGATCAGCGCCACCAACGCCGACCTGCCGACGATGATCCGCGACGGCCGCTTCCGCGAAGACCTGTACTACCGTCTCAACACCATCCAGATCGATATTCCGCCGCTGGCCGAACGCCGCGACGACGTGTTGCCGCTGGCGCGGCATTTCCTGCGCGACAACGCGCTCGCCCAAGGCAAGCGCCTCAGCGAAGAGGCCGAGAGCGCGTTGTACGCGCATGCCTGGCCCGGCAACGTGCGCGAACTGCGCAACACCTTGCAGCGCGCCGCCTTGCTCGCGCGCAGCGACAGCATCGGCGCGGCCGACCTCGGCCTGCCGGTCGCGCCGCCGTCGAGTGCGGGCAACGGCGGCGAAGAGCCCGACCGCATCGCCATCGAGGCCGCGCTCGAACGCGCCGGCGGCGTGCTCGCACAAGCCGCCAGCGAACTCGGCCTGTCGCGGCAGGCCTTGTACCGCCGCCTCGAACGGCTCGGCATCAAGCGCGACTGA
- the glmU gene encoding bifunctional UDP-N-acetylglucosamine diphosphorylase/glucosamine-1-phosphate N-acetyltransferase GlmU gives MAHDSMNQLHIVILAAGEGKRMKSATAKVLQKIAGRPMLAHVIETARALRPAGIHVVYGHGGEQVRAAFEGQDDLHWAEQQQRLGTGHAVQQAMPGVPQDARVLVLYGDVALITPETLQRLLAAPGRISVLVADLDDPTGYGRIVRDPEGRVGRIVEHKDADEEQREIRTVNTGILVADGEPLRRWLDRLGNDNAQGEYYLTDVFAAAASEYSPAEMVHVADPIEVEGANDAWQLAQLERAYQWRAARAVCLQGARLADPSRFDLRGEVRVGQDVEIDVDVVLEGKVELGDGVRIGPFCRLKDVKLGAGTLVRAHCDLDGVVVEGAAQIGPYARLRPGTVLADGAHVGNFVETKNATLGVGSKANHLTYLGDALIGAGVNVGAGTITCNYDGVNKSTTTIEDGAFIGSNTSLVAPVTVGKDATIAAGSVITRLAPPGELTVARARQSTVEGWKRPVKKQ, from the coding sequence ATGGCTCACGATTCGATGAATCAATTGCATATCGTCATCCTCGCCGCGGGCGAGGGCAAGCGGATGAAGTCCGCCACCGCCAAGGTGCTGCAGAAGATCGCCGGCCGGCCGATGCTGGCGCACGTGATCGAGACCGCGCGGGCGCTGCGCCCGGCCGGCATCCATGTGGTCTACGGCCATGGCGGCGAACAGGTGCGTGCGGCCTTCGAGGGCCAGGACGACCTGCATTGGGCCGAGCAGCAGCAGCGCCTCGGCACCGGTCATGCGGTGCAGCAGGCGATGCCCGGCGTGCCGCAGGATGCGCGAGTGCTGGTGCTGTACGGCGACGTCGCCCTGATCACCCCCGAGACCCTGCAGCGTCTGCTCGCCGCACCGGGCCGCATTTCGGTGCTGGTCGCCGATCTGGACGACCCGACCGGTTACGGCCGCATCGTCCGCGATCCCGAAGGCCGCGTCGGCCGCATCGTCGAGCACAAGGACGCCGACGAGGAACAGCGCGAGATCCGCACCGTCAACACCGGCATCCTGGTCGCCGATGGCGAGCCGCTGCGTCGCTGGCTCGATCGCCTCGGCAACGACAACGCGCAGGGCGAGTACTACCTGACCGACGTGTTCGCCGCGGCCGCTTCCGAATACAGCCCGGCCGAGATGGTCCACGTCGCCGACCCGATCGAAGTCGAAGGCGCCAACGATGCCTGGCAGCTCGCGCAACTCGAGCGCGCCTACCAATGGCGCGCGGCGCGCGCGGTCTGCCTGCAGGGCGCGCGCCTGGCCGATCCCTCGCGCTTCGATCTGCGCGGCGAAGTCCGGGTCGGCCAGGACGTCGAGATCGATGTCGACGTGGTCCTGGAAGGCAAGGTCGAACTCGGCGACGGCGTGCGCATCGGGCCGTTCTGCCGGCTCAAGGACGTCAAGCTCGGCGCCGGCACCCTGGTGCGCGCGCATTGCGACCTCGACGGCGTGGTGGTGGAGGGCGCGGCGCAGATCGGTCCCTATGCGCGTCTGCGTCCGGGCACCGTGCTCGCCGATGGCGCCCACGTCGGCAACTTCGTCGAAACCAAGAACGCCACGCTCGGCGTCGGCAGCAAGGCCAATCACCTGACCTATCTCGGCGACGCCCTGATCGGCGCGGGCGTCAACGTCGGCGCGGGCACCATCACCTGCAACTACGACGGCGTCAACAAGTCGACCACCACCATCGAGGACGGCGCCTTCATCGGCTCCAATACTTCGCTGGTGGCGCCGGTCACCGTCGGCAAGGACGCGACGATCGCCGCCGGCTCGGTGATCACGCGCCTGGCGCCGCCGGGAGAACTGACCGTCGCGCGCGCGCGCCAGTCGACGGTGGAAGGCTGGAAGCGGCCGGTCAAGAAGCAGTAA
- a CDS encoding DUF885 domain-containing protein yields the protein MTLAYPHRPSRSALRIAALSAALAGAICLPAAYAADNTATAPTSNVRAAAAAPAGDVAARTRQFNALVDEQWEGLMRELPEQASFFGDYRYNAAWSDFSLAGAKRHNEATRRLLARLQAVDSTGFADSDLLNHRLLVRWLENDIQGYELKTNQMPLDQFNGTHLFLTIMVKAFPFNDTQQYDDYLVRLRGIPRILDQVTEVAREGAKNGLMQPRYLLDKVAAQCNGIADVAGEDSVFAASLKKFPDSVPAAERERLRKQILEVVDQQIRPAYRRLAEFVAKEYAPQGREQYGVWSVPNGDALYRYAIEQFTSSSMTPEQIHRLGLSEVERIERAQTEIAQRLGYADLKTARKAIAADPARHAKSREQILELYRQYIATMEKRLPDLFGTLPTTAVQVQAVEAWREKEASSAQYMPGTPDGKRPGLITVNTGEPEKRLLTTVEAIAYHEGVPGHHLQLSVARGLPALPKFRTLTGQLAYIEGWGLYSEDLGKEVGLYQDPYSDFGRLSQELIRANRLVLDSGVHHQRWSREQMVQWMRDHSDMEEPIIQAEADRYIAWPGQALAYKVGQLKIRELRARAESQLGARFDIRAFHDQILGGGALPLRELETRIDRWIASVPADAAPAKVAK from the coding sequence ATGACTCTTGCGTACCCGCATCGCCCCTCGCGCTCCGCACTGCGCATCGCCGCGTTGTCGGCCGCGCTCGCCGGCGCGATCTGCCTGCCCGCCGCTTACGCCGCCGACAACACCGCGACCGCTCCGACCTCGAACGTCCGGGCCGCGGCCGCCGCGCCGGCCGGCGATGTCGCCGCCCGCACCCGCCAGTTCAACGCCCTGGTCGACGAGCAGTGGGAAGGCTTGATGCGCGAGTTGCCGGAGCAGGCCAGTTTCTTCGGCGACTACCGCTACAACGCCGCCTGGAGCGATTTCTCCCTGGCCGGCGCCAAGCGCCACAACGAAGCGACCCGCCGCTTGCTCGCGCGCCTGCAGGCCGTCGACAGCACCGGCTTCGCCGACAGCGATCTGCTCAATCACCGTCTGCTGGTGCGCTGGCTCGAGAACGACATCCAGGGCTACGAGCTCAAGACCAACCAGATGCCGCTGGACCAGTTCAACGGCACCCATCTGTTCCTGACCATCATGGTCAAGGCATTCCCGTTCAACGACACCCAGCAGTACGACGACTACCTCGTCCGCCTGCGCGGGATTCCGCGCATCCTCGACCAGGTCACCGAGGTCGCCCGCGAGGGGGCCAAGAACGGCCTGATGCAGCCGCGCTACCTGCTCGACAAGGTCGCTGCGCAATGCAACGGCATCGCCGACGTCGCCGGCGAGGACAGCGTGTTCGCCGCGTCGCTGAAGAAGTTCCCCGACAGCGTGCCGGCGGCCGAACGCGAGCGCCTGCGCAAGCAGATCCTCGAAGTCGTCGACCAGCAGATACGGCCGGCCTATCGCCGCCTGGCCGAGTTCGTCGCCAAGGAATACGCGCCGCAAGGCCGCGAGCAGTACGGCGTCTGGTCGGTGCCGAACGGCGATGCCCTGTACCGCTATGCGATCGAACAGTTCACCTCCTCGTCGATGACGCCCGAGCAGATCCATCGCCTCGGCCTGAGCGAGGTCGAACGCATCGAACGCGCGCAGACCGAGATCGCCCAGCGCTTGGGCTATGCCGATCTGAAGACCGCACGCAAGGCGATAGCGGCCGACCCTGCCCGCCACGCGAAGTCGCGCGAGCAGATTCTCGAGTTGTATCGCCAATACATCGCGACGATGGAAAAACGCTTGCCCGACCTGTTCGGCACCCTGCCGACCACCGCGGTGCAGGTGCAGGCGGTGGAGGCCTGGCGCGAGAAAGAAGCCTCGTCGGCGCAGTACATGCCCGGCACGCCGGACGGCAAGCGCCCGGGCCTGATCACGGTCAATACCGGCGAACCCGAAAAGCGCCTGCTGACCACGGTCGAGGCCATCGCCTATCACGAGGGCGTGCCCGGCCATCACCTGCAGTTGTCGGTCGCGCGCGGCCTGCCGGCGTTGCCGAAGTTCCGCACCCTGACCGGCCAGCTCGCCTACATCGAAGGCTGGGGCCTGTACTCGGAGGATCTCGGCAAGGAAGTCGGCCTCTACCAGGACCCCTACAGCGATTTCGGCCGCCTCTCGCAGGAACTGATCCGCGCCAACCGTCTCGTCCTCGACTCCGGCGTGCATCACCAGCGCTGGAGCCGCGAGCAGATGGTGCAGTGGATGCGCGACCACTCCGACATGGAAGAGCCGATCATCCAGGCCGAAGCCGATCGCTACATCGCCTGGCCGGGCCAGGCCCTGGCCTACAAGGTCGGGCAGTTGAAGATCCGCGAACTGCGCGCCCGCGCCGAATCGCAGCTCGGCGCGCGCTTCGACATCCGCGCCTTCCACGACCAGATCCTCGGCGGCGGCGCCTTGCCGCTGCGCGAGCTGGAAACGCGGATCGATCGCTGGATCGCTTCGGTGCCGGCCGACGCCGCGCCGGCCAAGGTCGCGAAATAA